The following are encoded together in the Blautia obeum ATCC 29174 genome:
- a CDS encoding RrF2 family transcriptional regulator has protein sequence MLITRECDYAVRVLRAMAEEKRVSVNEICEKELITAPFAYKILKKLQKSGMVRGYRGVHGGYSLNCDLDQITLYDVYTTIDPGMFIIDCLEPGYDCARNSADGQNCSVHCELAEIQEELCRMLKRKSLKKLING, from the coding sequence ATGTTGATAACCAGAGAATGCGATTATGCTGTGCGGGTGCTCCGCGCAATGGCAGAGGAAAAGAGAGTCAGCGTAAATGAAATCTGTGAAAAAGAACTGATCACAGCACCTTTTGCATACAAAATCCTGAAAAAGCTGCAGAAATCAGGAATGGTCAGAGGGTATCGTGGTGTTCATGGGGGATATTCTCTGAACTGTGATCTTGATCAGATAACACTTTATGATGTTTATACAACGATCGATCCGGGAATGTTTATCATTGACTGCCTGGAACCTGGCTATGACTGTGCCAGGAACAGCGCAGACGGACAGAACTGTTCTGTTCACTGTGAACTCGCGGAAATTCAGGAAGAACTGTGCAGGATGCTGAAGCGAAAATCCCTGAAAAAACTTATAAATGGCTAA
- a CDS encoding ABC-F family ATP-binding cassette domain-containing protein, producing MISANNITLRVGKKALFEDVNIKFTEGNCYGLIGANGAGKSTFLKILSGQLEPTNGDIVITPGQRLSFLQQDHFKYDSFNVLDTVIMGNARLYEIMKEKEAIYAKEDFTDEDGIRASELEGEFAEMNGWEAESDAATLLNGLGIESELHYTQMADLTGSQKVKVLLAQALFGNPDILLLDEPTNHLDLPAIEWLEEFLINFDNTVIVVSHDRYFLNKVCTHTADIDYGKIQLYAGNYDFWFESSQLLIKQMKEANKKKEEKIKELQEFISRFSANASKSKQATSRKRALEKIQLDDMRPSSRKYPYIDFRPNREIGNEVLMVENLSKTIDGVKVLDNISFTLGHDDKVAFVGANEQAITTFFRILVGELEPDEGSYKWGVTTSQAYFPKDNTQEFDNDLTITDWLTQYSEIKDATYVRGFLGRMLFPGEDGVKKVRVLSGGEKVRCLLSKMMISGANILILDEPTNHLDMESITALNNGLIKFPGVILFTSHDHQFVQTTANRIMEILPDGKLIDKITTYDEYLASDEMAKKRHVFQVNEEDAADN from the coding sequence ATGATTTCAGCAAATAATATCACTTTACGTGTTGGCAAAAAAGCCCTCTTTGAGGATGTCAACATCAAATTTACCGAAGGCAACTGCTACGGTCTGATCGGAGCAAACGGTGCCGGTAAATCTACTTTCCTTAAAATCCTTTCCGGGCAGCTCGAACCGACCAATGGAGATATTGTGATCACTCCTGGCCAGCGACTCTCCTTCCTGCAGCAGGACCACTTCAAATATGATTCCTTCAACGTACTGGATACCGTTATCATGGGAAATGCCAGACTTTATGAAATCATGAAGGAAAAAGAGGCGATCTATGCAAAGGAAGATTTTACAGATGAAGACGGTATCCGTGCCAGCGAACTTGAGGGTGAATTCGCAGAGATGAACGGATGGGAGGCAGAGTCTGATGCTGCTACTCTTCTGAACGGACTTGGCATCGAATCCGAGCTCCACTATACACAGATGGCTGACCTGACCGGCAGCCAGAAAGTCAAAGTTCTTCTTGCACAGGCTCTGTTCGGCAATCCGGACATTCTTCTTCTCGATGAGCCTACCAACCATCTGGATCTTCCGGCAATCGAATGGCTCGAAGAATTTCTGATCAACTTTGACAATACTGTCATCGTTGTATCCCATGACCGTTATTTTCTTAATAAGGTCTGCACACATACTGCCGATATTGACTATGGCAAGATCCAGTTGTATGCCGGAAACTATGATTTCTGGTTTGAATCCAGCCAGCTTCTTATCAAACAGATGAAAGAAGCCAACAAAAAGAAAGAGGAAAAAATCAAAGAGCTGCAGGAATTTATTTCCCGATTCAGTGCCAACGCTTCCAAATCCAAACAGGCAACCTCCCGTAAGCGTGCACTGGAAAAAATCCAGCTGGATGATATGCGTCCTTCCAGTCGTAAGTATCCATACATCGACTTCCGTCCAAACCGCGAGATCGGCAATGAAGTGCTTATGGTCGAAAACCTCTCCAAGACTATTGATGGCGTAAAAGTTCTGGACAATATCAGCTTTACTCTCGGTCATGACGATAAAGTTGCATTTGTTGGTGCCAATGAACAGGCCATTACTACTTTTTTCCGTATCCTTGTCGGTGAACTGGAGCCAGACGAAGGAAGTTACAAATGGGGTGTCACCACTTCTCAGGCATATTTTCCAAAAGACAATACACAGGAATTTGACAATGATCTCACGATCACAGACTGGCTGACACAGTATTCTGAAATCAAAGATGCTACTTATGTCCGCGGTTTCCTTGGCAGAATGCTCTTTCCTGGTGAAGACGGCGTAAAAAAAGTACGTGTTCTTTCCGGTGGTGAAAAAGTCCGCTGCCTGTTGTCCAAAATGATGATTTCCGGTGCTAATATCCTGATTCTTGATGAACCTACCAACCATCTGGACATGGAATCTATTACTGCATTGAACAATGGACTGATCAAATTCCCGGGAGTTATCCTTTTTACTTCCCATGACCATCAGTTCGTGCAGACAACCGCCAACCGTATCATGGAAATCCTTCCTGACGGTAAGCTGATTGACAAGATCACCACCTATGACGAATATCTGGCAAGCGACGAAATGGCGAAGAAACGTCACGTCTTCCAGGTTAACGAAGAAGATGCTGCCGATAACTAG